One Fibrobacter sp. UWP2 genomic region harbors:
- a CDS encoding MotA/TolQ/ExbB proton channel family protein: MSNTHYILIESLENTYHAGGVVMLPILIAGVIGFYFLFSGWFRIGSDFFRADIHKVIKRMRLDLNGGNEEYEKNAEPPSVAKALRRLRKRGGLLGRELCYAIEAAQDNPAGFRDYMQVRLAKTVRYMEQGNHIVSVMASAAPLLGLLGTVTGMVSTFEVITLYGNQNPVLMADGISEALISTQSGLLVAFPLTLLKQRLDERVDILRQKMELGATVIENYFVEKAEG, translated from the coding sequence ATGTCCAACACCCACTACATACTCATCGAGTCTCTTGAAAACACGTACCATGCGGGTGGCGTGGTAATGCTCCCGATTCTTATCGCGGGCGTTATCGGGTTTTACTTCCTGTTTTCGGGATGGTTCCGCATCGGGAGCGATTTCTTTCGCGCCGATATCCACAAGGTCATCAAACGCATGCGCCTGGACCTGAACGGCGGAAACGAGGAGTACGAAAAGAACGCTGAACCGCCGAGCGTTGCTAAGGCGCTGCGCAGGCTCCGTAAGCGCGGGGGGCTTCTCGGCAGGGAACTCTGCTACGCGATCGAGGCGGCCCAGGACAATCCTGCGGGATTCCGCGACTATATGCAGGTGCGCCTCGCCAAGACGGTGCGCTACATGGAGCAGGGAAACCACATCGTGTCGGTGATGGCTTCGGCCGCTCCGCTGCTCGGGCTTCTCGGGACGGTGACGGGCATGGTGTCCACCTTCGAGGTGATAACGCTTTATGGAAACCAGAATCCGGTGCTTATGGCCGACGGCATTTCGGAAGCGCTCATCTCGACGCAGAGCGGACTGCTTGTGGCTTTCCCGCTGACACTCCTGAAACAGCGCCTGGATGAACGTGTGGATATTTTGCGCCAGAAGATGGAACTCGGCGCGACCGTGATAGAGAACTATTTCGTGGAAAAGGCGGAAGGCTGA
- a CDS encoding DUF3450 family protein: protein MKRFNLLPFALLVLMLSGWAFADRDSEIRDLKLEKEKLNSEIQKLNRQIASTDSMLKADDSRYKTLQSRYKADTDRRRAEIDSLNAKIRAVAGELQTERNKQAHAKNRADNVAAKRKALRSELTGICKKLEAQVAQTLPWERESRLDRVKSLTRDIESGNASEEEAFSRLKSLVAEETKFGDEVVVINSPLTRKDGELINATILRIGNQWMVYSDENGTVFGSLVRKLDGGTVAYEWNENLNLEERAAVKLALDVKQAKKPPQVVKLPVSLSIVGGEK, encoded by the coding sequence ATGAAAAGATTTAATTTGTTGCCTTTTGCGCTTTTGGTGCTCATGCTGTCGGGGTGGGCGTTTGCCGACCGCGATTCCGAGATTCGCGACCTCAAGCTCGAAAAGGAAAAGCTGAATTCCGAAATCCAGAAACTGAACCGCCAGATTGCATCGACCGACTCGATGCTCAAGGCGGACGATTCCCGCTACAAGACGCTGCAGAGCCGCTACAAGGCGGATACGGACCGCCGTCGTGCCGAAATCGACAGCCTGAACGCGAAAATCAGGGCAGTTGCTGGCGAACTCCAGACGGAACGCAACAAGCAGGCGCACGCGAAGAACCGTGCCGACAACGTGGCCGCAAAACGCAAGGCGCTGCGCTCCGAACTCACGGGCATCTGCAAGAAGCTCGAAGCCCAGGTGGCACAGACCCTCCCGTGGGAACGCGAAAGCAGGCTCGATCGCGTCAAGTCGCTCACCCGCGATATCGAAAGCGGAAACGCGAGCGAAGAAGAAGCCTTTTCTCGCCTCAAGTCGCTTGTGGCCGAAGAGACCAAGTTCGGTGACGAAGTCGTAGTCATCAACAGCCCGCTCACTCGCAAGGACGGCGAACTTATCAATGCGACGATCCTCCGTATCGGAAATCAATGGATGGTGTACAGCGACGAGAATGGGACGGTTTTTGGTTCCTTGGTACGCAAGCTGGACGGTGGGACCGTCGCTTACGAATGGAACGAGAACCTGAATCTCGAAGAACGTGCCGCCGTGAAACTTGCGCTTGACGTAAAGCAGGCGAAGAAGCCTCCCCAGGTCGTGAAGTTGCCGGTAAGCCTCTCTATCGTGGGAGGTGAAAAATGA
- a CDS encoding biopolymer transporter ExbD, with protein MEFNIPRRKQKDMGIEMGPLMDIVFILLIFFVVTSSFTRETGVDVTKPQAQSASQLEKENLLIAITREGTIHMNERQVDLASLQDILKQSLAKAPDREAVVIADKGAETGVLVQVIDMCNLAGVKKVSIAAQAE; from the coding sequence ATGGAATTCAACATACCGAGAAGAAAGCAGAAGGATATGGGCATCGAGATGGGCCCGCTGATGGACATCGTGTTCATCCTGCTCATCTTTTTCGTGGTGACGTCTTCGTTTACCCGCGAGACGGGCGTGGACGTGACCAAGCCTCAAGCGCAATCCGCAAGCCAGCTCGAAAAGGAAAACCTGCTGATCGCGATTACGCGCGAAGGCACGATCCATATGAATGAACGCCAGGTGGATCTGGCGAGCCTGCAGGATATCCTGAAACAGTCGCTCGCGAAGGCACCGGACCGTGAAGCCGTGGTGATTGCCGACAAGGGCGCCGAAACGGGCGTGCTCGTGCAGGTGATAGACATGTGCAACCTGGCCGGGGTAAAGAAAGTCTCGATTGCGGCGCAGGCGGAATAG
- a CDS encoding TonB-dependent siderophore receptor, translating into MKIYTSIIVLFAAVAALAQEPAAETVGDSAQVAGIVFNGVVQDSSFAPGEKLNVEILESGEALQTTVGTPFSVVLPEDTLWNVCVTNSDTAGAEKEKCYELVYTGSERSFSQALGEAFAEPDSTHAAAGDSAGAIPGDSSGVILSGAQAESKDLDPNSAAPADTAQPNDVNVDDLLAAGDNTKVTELKKVVVQLRKRPKRKPGESVVTAKSIKRMPGLAEADVIKSVQALPGVVASSDFSSKIYVRGGAADQNLFLFDNAVVYSPVHFFGLFSTFLVEGIDDVQFYKSGFPAQYGNRLSSVLKMEGRAGGQDTVNEWFSKSSIKVSTFAAQLHTEGHQGPARWVFAGRTTYIGYMLDLMNAVGLLDLDLDYEFTDLQGTFMYNVTDDTRLKFSFYIGKDRLSFDPLYMDWGNVAIPINLTHRINGNWDYNVTLAYSEFYQTMKISDLMSIEMFLYTFSAKQWLNYRGIANHTLTFGYELEYDYERYQEKMATVSVADIQKPLHHVGFLQDAWKITPDYLLQYGMRFNYHEASEHFGVEPRASLTVNLDDSKTLEFYGGYYLQYLNALVYTDQETLNDFYYPATKTTSGRQIKPASSWLFATEFSQRGILDDYDATVGLYYKTQNNLNTFVTQLDTSEDSKSSKLVLADQFGTAEAYSFGYELSLRKEKGWWFGGINWSQSISVMKTNDGTKPYYPSWHQPYALKMDLGLNWRGPEESMSVHPTQKDMYLRSSVVLKYSAGMPISEYKGYYLSEHIGHQEYSDEVVVIPGSRNAARQTDYFRVDVKAIDVGREGKWNFSWTIINLTDHENMFFTFYDTRKNPPEKTSISQFPFLPIMLSYEYYF; encoded by the coding sequence TTGAAGATTTATACTAGCATTATCGTTTTGTTTGCGGCCGTGGCCGCCCTGGCGCAAGAACCGGCGGCGGAAACGGTCGGTGATTCCGCGCAGGTTGCGGGAATCGTCTTCAACGGCGTGGTGCAAGATTCCTCGTTTGCTCCGGGCGAAAAGCTGAACGTGGAAATCCTCGAATCGGGCGAGGCGTTGCAGACAACTGTCGGTACGCCCTTCAGTGTAGTGCTCCCGGAAGATACGCTCTGGAACGTGTGCGTCACCAATTCCGATACCGCGGGCGCCGAGAAGGAAAAATGCTACGAGCTTGTCTACACCGGGAGCGAACGCAGCTTTTCGCAGGCGCTCGGAGAGGCCTTTGCGGAACCGGATAGTACGCATGCCGCAGCCGGTGATTCTGCGGGCGCAATCCCAGGCGATTCGTCAGGTGTCATCCTGAGCGGAGCGCAAGCGGAGTCGAAGGATCTAGACCCGAATTCCGCCGCTCCCGCCGATACTGCACAGCCTAATGACGTCAACGTCGACGACTTGCTCGCCGCGGGCGACAACACCAAGGTGACCGAACTCAAGAAAGTCGTGGTACAGCTGCGCAAGCGCCCCAAGCGCAAGCCCGGCGAATCCGTCGTTACCGCCAAGTCCATCAAGCGTATGCCCGGTCTCGCCGAAGCCGACGTAATCAAGAGCGTGCAGGCGCTCCCGGGCGTGGTCGCGAGTTCCGATTTCAGCTCCAAGATTTACGTGCGCGGTGGCGCCGCCGACCAGAACCTCTTCTTGTTCGACAACGCGGTCGTGTATTCCCCGGTGCATTTCTTCGGGCTGTTCAGCACGTTCCTCGTGGAAGGCATCGACGACGTGCAGTTCTACAAGAGCGGGTTCCCGGCACAGTACGGCAACCGCCTGAGTTCGGTGCTCAAGATGGAAGGCCGCGCGGGCGGCCAGGATACCGTGAACGAATGGTTCAGCAAGTCCAGCATCAAGGTGAGCACGTTCGCGGCCCAGCTCCATACCGAAGGCCATCAGGGCCCTGCCCGCTGGGTGTTCGCCGGTCGCACCACCTACATCGGCTATATGCTCGACCTGATGAACGCGGTGGGCCTCCTGGACCTGGATTTGGATTACGAGTTTACGGATTTGCAGGGCACGTTCATGTACAACGTCACGGACGATACCCGCCTCAAGTTCAGCTTCTATATAGGCAAGGACCGCCTTAGCTTTGACCCGCTCTATATGGACTGGGGGAATGTCGCCATCCCGATAAACCTGACGCACCGCATCAACGGCAACTGGGACTACAATGTGACCCTCGCGTACAGCGAGTTCTACCAGACCATGAAAATCAGCGACCTCATGTCTATCGAGATGTTCCTCTATACGTTCTCCGCCAAGCAGTGGCTGAACTACCGCGGCATCGCGAACCATACGCTCACCTTCGGCTACGAACTGGAATACGACTACGAACGCTACCAGGAAAAGATGGCGACCGTATCCGTGGCCGACATTCAGAAGCCCCTCCATCACGTAGGCTTTTTGCAGGATGCCTGGAAAATTACGCCGGATTACCTGCTGCAATATGGCATGCGCTTCAACTACCACGAGGCTTCGGAACATTTTGGCGTGGAACCGCGCGCATCCCTCACCGTCAACCTTGACGATTCCAAGACGCTCGAATTCTATGGCGGCTACTACCTGCAGTACCTGAACGCGCTCGTGTACACCGACCAGGAAACGCTCAACGATTTCTATTACCCCGCGACCAAGACGACGAGCGGGCGGCAAATCAAGCCGGCATCTTCGTGGCTCTTTGCGACGGAGTTCAGCCAGCGCGGAATATTGGACGATTACGACGCCACCGTGGGGCTGTATTACAAAACACAGAACAACCTGAACACGTTCGTGACGCAGCTCGATACCAGCGAAGATTCCAAGTCCAGTAAGCTCGTGCTGGCGGACCAGTTCGGCACGGCGGAAGCGTATTCCTTTGGTTACGAACTTTCGCTGCGCAAGGAAAAGGGCTGGTGGTTCGGCGGTATCAACTGGAGCCAGAGCATAAGCGTGATGAAGACCAACGACGGCACAAAGCCCTATTACCCGAGTTGGCACCAGCCATACGCGCTCAAGATGGATTTGGGACTCAACTGGCGCGGCCCGGAAGAATCCATGTCGGTTCACCCGACGCAAAAAGACATGTACCTGCGTTCCTCGGTTGTCCTCAAGTATTCGGCGGGCATGCCCATCAGCGAATACAAGGGCTACTACCTCTCCGAGCATATCGGTCACCAGGAGTATTCCGACGAGGTGGTCGTGATTCCGGGTAGCCGCAACGCGGCCCGCCAAACGGATTACTTCAGGGTAGACGTGAAGGCTATCGATGTCGGCCGCGAAGGCAAGTGGAATTTCAGCTGGACCATCATCAACCTGACCGATCACGAGAACATGTTCTTTACCTTCTACGATACGCGCAAGAACCCTCCCGAGAAGACTTCCATTTCGCAGTTCCCCTTTTTACCGATTATGCTGAGCTATGAATACTATTTCTAG
- a CDS encoding putative transporter: MQWLIDLFTRNSVAEQIVALSVTAALGLMLGKIKVKGISLGGAGALFVGILFGHLGLRIETDVLHFIQEFGLILFVYTIGMQVGPGFVDSIRRHGLVLNILSVTVVLTGVIVTLCIYAFTDMHNNVPVLIGMLCGAVTNTPSLGAANSALATAGMDASLTGVGYAVAYPFGVIGIILVMILVRVFFKQNPDTAAKEYADEIAATRKEIVSESLTIENKNLFGLQLKEIPGLISSGVVITRLLRHNDIITPNGKTVIEANDKVHIVGLPDAVAAMEKVIGSRLETPITKLACTLTTRTILVTNKKMLGKTIGSLAFPERYGVNVSRVVRGEFKFTGRLDLRLKFADKLLVVGPAEGIDAVAKELGDSLQALDHPEIIPAFVGIFLGIIAGSIPLAIPGMPTPLKLGLAGGPLIVSIVLSRKRKIGPLNFFMAASANLMLRELGITLFLTCVGLNAGIHFFDVLLNGDGFYYMGLATFITFVPLMVAGIVGKIAFHVNYLSLCGMLAGSMTDPPALAFANGLSNSEATNVGYASVYPLTMLLRILSAQVLAIFLMTV, translated from the coding sequence ATGCAGTGGCTTATCGACCTCTTTACAAGGAACTCCGTCGCAGAACAAATAGTGGCTCTCTCCGTAACAGCCGCCCTCGGGCTCATGCTCGGCAAAATCAAGGTGAAAGGCATTTCACTCGGCGGGGCGGGCGCCCTTTTTGTGGGCATCTTGTTTGGCCACCTGGGGCTCCGCATCGAAACGGACGTCCTGCACTTTATACAAGAATTCGGGCTCATCCTATTCGTTTACACCATCGGCATGCAGGTGGGCCCGGGCTTCGTGGATTCCATACGCCGTCACGGGCTCGTGCTTAACATCCTCTCGGTAACGGTCGTGCTCACGGGTGTCATCGTCACGCTATGCATTTACGCCTTTACAGATATGCACAACAACGTGCCCGTTCTCATCGGCATGCTTTGCGGCGCCGTCACAAACACGCCCTCGCTCGGGGCCGCGAATTCCGCGCTCGCGACAGCCGGTATGGACGCTTCGCTTACGGGCGTCGGGTACGCAGTCGCCTACCCCTTCGGCGTCATCGGCATCATATTGGTCATGATTCTAGTGCGCGTATTCTTCAAGCAAAACCCCGATACCGCCGCCAAGGAATACGCCGACGAAATCGCCGCCACCCGTAAAGAAATCGTCTCGGAGAGCCTGACCATCGAGAACAAGAACCTCTTTGGCCTGCAACTCAAAGAAATCCCTGGACTCATTTCGAGTGGCGTCGTCATCACGCGTCTCCTCCGCCACAACGACATCATCACCCCGAACGGCAAGACCGTCATCGAGGCAAACGACAAGGTGCACATCGTAGGCCTCCCCGATGCGGTCGCCGCCATGGAGAAGGTCATCGGGAGCCGCCTCGAGACGCCCATCACCAAACTCGCCTGCACGCTTACCACCCGTACCATTTTGGTGACGAACAAGAAGATGCTCGGCAAGACCATCGGTTCGCTCGCCTTCCCCGAACGCTACGGCGTAAACGTGAGCCGTGTGGTCCGCGGCGAATTCAAGTTCACCGGACGCCTGGACCTGCGACTCAAATTCGCAGACAAGCTACTGGTTGTCGGACCCGCCGAGGGCATCGACGCCGTCGCCAAGGAACTGGGCGACTCGCTCCAAGCTCTGGACCATCCCGAAATCATCCCCGCCTTCGTAGGCATCTTCCTTGGCATCATCGCGGGATCCATCCCACTCGCCATCCCCGGCATGCCCACGCCCCTCAAGCTCGGGCTCGCCGGCGGTCCGCTCATTGTCTCCATCGTGCTTTCGCGCAAACGCAAAATCGGCCCGCTCAACTTCTTTATGGCGGCAAGCGCGAACCTGATGCTCCGCGAACTCGGCATCACGCTGTTCCTCACGTGCGTGGGTCTCAACGCGGGCATCCACTTCTTTGACGTGCTTTTGAACGGCGACGGATTCTACTACATGGGTCTTGCCACTTTCATCACCTTCGTGCCTCTCATGGTAGCGGGGATTGTGGGCAAAATCGCCTTCCACGTAAACTACCTGTCGCTTTGCGGCATGCTCGCGGGTTCCATGACGGACCCTCCGGCACTCGCCTTTGCGAACGGGCTCTCTAACAGCGAAGCGACCAATGTGGGCTACGCCTCGGTATACCCGCTCACCATGCTACTCCGCATTTTGAGCGCACAGGTATTGGCCATCTTCCTAATGACTGTATAA
- a CDS encoding MotA/TolQ/ExbB proton channel family protein, which produces MRKLIAVLLCATSAFAWPWSDSGEKKATPEDQARIKDSLQLEEVKNLQREVDALTRIRLQKADSLEKLEAEHWRKRYAESQLTEEHQSESRELDGRYSKLSTDLGRVNEEVAASKSLTEESEEKAQSEESAYDALNTQVKLSIDKALGDVMGDYPVGMNSRLLRLKQASDEAEKKTPNTIGAVQGFMDDMLLRHELTYTQFFGREVSQVGSRPDVNVNRLRLGTVFLGEVAQDNGDVQALLRSGALQGKIFEWNSMLPPEMAADIKQAVMRADSSMVTIPLDVLQNKAVKNAIADTKELTWTEKFEEFFKKGGIVMYPLMLVAIFALLLCLERFLVLTYRGHLGRRFLKKLYALVKESRYEDAASLCLKRETSLSMVLFAVLNRARDKREDAERSLQEALLREQPKLERRMGLLAAMGTIAPLLGLLGTVTGIITLFTVITEVGTNDARVLAGGISEALVTTETGLVIAIPVMILHGLLSEKIEKVTSEMYVQSTALLNRIFGKEA; this is translated from the coding sequence ATGAGAAAGTTAATCGCAGTCCTCCTGTGCGCTACATCCGCATTCGCATGGCCGTGGTCTGATTCCGGCGAAAAGAAAGCAACGCCCGAAGACCAGGCCCGCATCAAGGATTCCCTCCAGCTCGAAGAAGTGAAGAATCTCCAGCGTGAAGTTGATGCGCTGACCCGCATTCGCCTGCAGAAGGCGGACTCGCTCGAAAAGCTCGAGGCGGAACACTGGCGCAAGCGCTATGCCGAATCGCAGCTGACCGAAGAACACCAGTCGGAGTCCCGCGAGCTTGATGGCCGCTATTCCAAGCTGTCGACGGATTTGGGTCGCGTCAACGAGGAAGTTGCCGCAAGCAAGAGTTTGACCGAGGAATCCGAAGAAAAGGCCCAGTCTGAGGAATCGGCCTACGATGCATTGAATACGCAGGTGAAGCTTTCCATCGACAAGGCGCTTGGCGATGTGATGGGCGACTATCCCGTGGGCATGAACAGCCGCCTCCTGCGCTTGAAGCAGGCTTCGGACGAAGCGGAAAAGAAGACCCCGAATACGATCGGTGCCGTCCAGGGATTCATGGACGACATGCTGCTCCGCCACGAGCTGACATACACGCAATTCTTCGGCAGGGAAGTTTCGCAGGTGGGTAGCCGCCCCGACGTGAACGTGAACCGCCTGCGTCTGGGAACCGTGTTCCTTGGCGAAGTCGCGCAGGATAACGGGGATGTGCAGGCGCTGCTCCGTTCCGGAGCCCTGCAGGGCAAGATTTTCGAATGGAACTCGATGCTTCCGCCCGAGATGGCCGCCGATATCAAGCAGGCCGTGATGCGTGCCGATTCCTCGATGGTCACGATCCCGCTGGACGTGTTGCAGAACAAGGCGGTCAAGAACGCGATTGCCGACACCAAGGAACTTACGTGGACCGAAAAGTTCGAGGAGTTCTTCAAGAAGGGCGGCATCGTGATGTACCCGCTGATGCTTGTCGCGATTTTTGCTTTGCTGCTCTGCCTGGAACGATTCCTGGTGCTCACGTACCGCGGGCATCTGGGACGTCGCTTCCTCAAGAAACTTTATGCGCTCGTGAAGGAATCCCGTTACGAAGATGCGGCTAGCCTTTGCCTCAAGAGGGAAACAAGCCTTTCGATGGTGCTTTTTGCGGTGCTGAACCGCGCCCGTGACAAGCGTGAAGATGCGGAACGCTCCCTGCAAGAGGCCCTGCTCCGCGAGCAGCCGAAACTCGAACGCCGCATGGGCCTTCTGGCCGCCATGGGCACGATTGCGCCGTTGCTCGGGCTTCTCGGTACGGTGACCGGTATCATCACGCTCTTTACGGTGATTACTGAAGTGGGTACGAACGATGCCCGCGTGCTTGCGGGAGGCATTTCCGAAGCCCTCGTGACGACCGAGACGGGCCTCGTGATTGCAATCCCGGTGATGATCCTTCACGGCCTCCTGAGCGAAAAGATCGAGAAGGTCACCAGCGAAATGTATGTGCAGAGCACCGCGCTCTTGAACAGGATTTTTGGAAAGGAAGCGTAG
- a CDS encoding lipopolysaccharide assembly protein LapB, translating to MNKWTCAFFSLVAIAFVAVPSFAAQSAYDLMERANALYRDGKFRQAITLYRKAESRGADPVATSFNIANSYYQMDNLPEAAATYRKAIDFSNGAFSPALFNMASVYFRLRQYPECVAAYHRALKLEPENVSGWLYLGEAYSKTGDGVGALRAIENAYRLDKEDISIVYQLSEANIALNDFERAVSVIREGYAAHPEEIDFLVYLGDVYRLNKQFEESAGAYREALGVRPDDAATMYKLADVLAEDDKPFVAMDILNNLLQIKPDFADAAIFLGNLAYDAKFNDRAEAAYEQAARVGNAEAVYGFKNLAFDAHAQKRDDEALRLLKIAQKYYPDDATVEAEILNIENPE from the coding sequence ATGAATAAATGGACTTGCGCGTTTTTCTCCCTGGTTGCAATCGCATTTGTCGCGGTGCCGTCTTTCGCGGCGCAATCCGCATATGATTTGATGGAGCGTGCGAACGCTTTGTACCGTGATGGGAAATTCAGGCAGGCAATCACGCTTTACCGCAAGGCGGAATCCCGAGGCGCGGACCCCGTCGCCACCAGTTTCAACATCGCGAATAGCTATTACCAGATGGACAACTTGCCCGAAGCCGCCGCCACGTACCGCAAGGCGATCGACTTCTCGAACGGGGCTTTCTCTCCGGCGCTCTTCAACATGGCGAGCGTGTACTTTAGACTCCGGCAGTATCCCGAATGCGTGGCGGCGTACCACCGCGCGTTGAAACTGGAGCCGGAAAATGTTTCCGGCTGGCTTTACTTGGGCGAAGCCTACAGTAAAACCGGCGACGGGGTCGGCGCGCTGCGTGCGATTGAGAATGCATACCGGCTTGACAAGGAAGATATCAGTATTGTCTACCAGCTTTCGGAAGCGAATATTGCACTCAATGATTTTGAACGTGCCGTGAGCGTGATCCGCGAAGGCTATGCGGCGCATCCCGAAGAAATCGATTTCCTGGTGTACCTGGGCGATGTCTACCGCCTGAACAAGCAATTTGAAGAGAGCGCGGGCGCTTACCGCGAAGCGCTGGGCGTGCGGCCCGATGATGCCGCCACGATGTACAAGCTTGCGGACGTGCTTGCCGAAGACGACAAGCCCTTTGTCGCGATGGATATCCTCAACAACCTCTTGCAAATCAAGCCCGACTTTGCCGACGCGGCGATTTTCCTTGGGAACCTCGCGTACGATGCCAAGTTCAATGATCGTGCCGAGGCCGCCTACGAGCAGGCCGCCCGCGTGGGGAATGCCGAGGCGGTTTACGGCTTCAAGAATCTCGCTTTTGATGCGCACGCCCAAAAGCGTGACGACGAGGCGCTCCGTCTGCTAAAAATCGCCCAAAAGTACTATCCGGACGATGCGACGGTTGAAGCCGAAATTTTGAATATCGAAAATCCCGAGTGA
- a CDS encoding energy transducer TonB, whose protein sequence is MLRLLKKIFKRFAILLAAILASAALVFSVTMANLFLTGKVFHEKKYTKTEIAVKKVEEVEKKVEKKKPARKPNRMKSNSRSPKAGPRFAMNLGAASGNGGATVSRDLVADFRGGALSTEKGDVDKKPESRTMANFQVPPKIRDNEIDATLRLSFCVDVSGKAYDIKVLEESPAGSGLAAAGREALGRMTFAPAEKAGKAVPFCGMEQPFEVKFRD, encoded by the coding sequence ATGTTGAGATTGTTGAAGAAAATTTTCAAGCGCTTTGCTATTTTGCTTGCGGCAATTCTCGCGAGTGCGGCACTCGTGTTCTCCGTGACGATGGCGAACCTGTTCTTGACGGGGAAGGTCTTTCACGAGAAAAAGTACACGAAGACAGAAATTGCGGTCAAGAAGGTCGAGGAAGTTGAAAAGAAAGTCGAAAAGAAAAAGCCTGCACGCAAGCCTAACCGCATGAAGTCGAATTCGCGTTCGCCCAAGGCGGGTCCGCGGTTTGCGATGAACTTGGGGGCTGCTTCGGGCAACGGTGGCGCTACCGTTAGCCGCGACCTCGTGGCCGATTTCCGCGGTGGTGCGCTATCGACCGAGAAGGGCGACGTGGACAAGAAACCCGAAAGCCGCACGATGGCGAATTTCCAGGTGCCGCCCAAAATCAGGGACAACGAAATTGACGCGACGCTCCGCTTGAGTTTTTGCGTGGATGTGAGCGGGAAGGCTTACGACATCAAGGTTCTCGAGGAATCTCCGGCGGGTTCGGGACTTGCCGCTGCCGGCCGCGAGGCTCTTGGCCGCATGACGTTTGCTCCGGCCGAAAAGGCGGGGAAGGCGGTGCCTTTCTGTGGCATGGAACAGCCGTTCGAAGTGAAGTTCAGGGATTAG
- a CDS encoding bile acid:sodium symporter family protein, translated as MLKIIKAVSRFLSTYTSLVVIGCAVIAFFVPVAFGWVHGNVSSVILGIIMLSMGLTLSVEDIKILFKRPFDILLGAVAQYTIMPLIAFTLTKVFGLDPYLAVGIILVGCCPGGVSSNVMSFLARGDVAFSVGMTTASTLLAPIMTPLLVLWLADTSIEVNALGMFLNILYVTIGPVTIGFLCNHFFGKRATFKEIQANMPAVSVIGLALIVGGVIVTVRPQLFANGFGLIALVLAVVFCHNGLGYLLGYGVGSLFKFNSAKKRTIAIEVGVQNAGMATVLAAGFFANPENVAAHPEAVLCVVPCAISCAYHSISGTIVAGLFAWHDDRKAAKK; from the coding sequence ATGCTCAAGATAATCAAGGCTGTTAGCCGTTTTCTTTCTACCTACACATCCCTCGTTGTAATCGGTTGCGCGGTCATCGCGTTCTTCGTTCCTGTGGCGTTTGGCTGGGTTCACGGGAATGTCTCGAGTGTCATTCTCGGCATCATCATGCTGAGCATGGGCCTTACGCTTTCGGTCGAAGACATCAAGATCCTATTCAAGCGCCCGTTCGACATTTTGCTGGGGGCGGTGGCCCAGTACACCATCATGCCGCTCATTGCGTTTACGCTCACCAAGGTGTTCGGACTCGACCCGTACTTGGCGGTGGGCATCATCCTCGTGGGCTGCTGCCCGGGTGGCGTCTCGAGCAACGTGATGAGTTTTTTGGCGCGCGGTGACGTGGCGTTCTCGGTGGGCATGACCACGGCGAGTACGCTTTTGGCGCCCATCATGACCCCGCTTTTAGTGCTTTGGCTTGCCGACACGAGCATCGAGGTGAACGCCCTCGGGATGTTCCTCAACATCCTCTACGTGACCATCGGCCCCGTGACTATCGGTTTTTTGTGCAACCACTTTTTCGGGAAGCGCGCGACATTCAAGGAAATCCAGGCGAACATGCCTGCCGTGAGTGTCATTGGGCTCGCCTTGATTGTGGGCGGCGTGATTGTCACGGTGCGCCCGCAGCTCTTTGCAAACGGTTTTGGCCTCATTGCGCTAGTGCTCGCGGTGGTCTTTTGCCACAACGGGCTCGGCTACCTGTTGGGCTACGGCGTGGGGAGCCTTTTCAAGTTCAACAGCGCGAAAAAGCGCACGATCGCCATCGAGGTGGGCGTGCAGAACGCGGGCATGGCTACTGTACTTGCCGCGGGGTTCTTTGCGAACCCGGAGAACGTGGCCGCCCACCCCGAGGCGGTGCTTTGCGTGGTGCCTTGCGCCATCAGCTGTGCCTACCATTCCATTTCGGGGACGATAGTCGCAGGGCTCTTTGCCTGGCATGACGACCGCAAGGCGGCAAAGAAGTAG